From Tripterygium wilfordii isolate XIE 37 chromosome 13, ASM1340144v1, whole genome shotgun sequence, the proteins below share one genomic window:
- the LOC120013472 gene encoding diacylglycerol O-acyltransferase 3 isoform X2 — MDVSGLVFRQFPCMGACYRIIGDRDFRVCSRLRIVDSVSGGFRDDGHIQYYKSGWPRSRCEAKKRETDSTKKKLKMLKGLTRDLSTFSGMDRPHTHGLVSQLQGKEAAEILLKQLQLLKAEEKELKRKRKQEKARLKAQRMETKLESESSSSSESSDSECGEVIDMSGMQNEAAASPGTFTQESTASTLPALLPQELNTAEEIISQDCNGCDRGEESCIGPSRSSNYSSIVDCQVRNVSRIEICMGGKCKKSGGAALLEEFGRVMGVEGAAVGCKCMGKCRDGPNVRILNEDDSVRTPPYPLCIGVGLDDVGVIVANFFGQKKTQVLGLNPSS, encoded by the exons ATGGATGTTTCGGGCTTAGTTTTCCGTCAGTTTCCATGCATGGGTGCTTGTTATCGGATCATCGGCGATAGAGACTTTAGAGTTTGTTCGAGACTCAGAATTGTAGATTCCGTGTCCGGGGGGTTCAGAGACGATGGGCATATACAGTATTATAAAAGCGGATGGCCCAGGTCCCGGTGCGAAGCCAAGAAGCGGGAGACGGATTCAACCAAGAAGAAGTTAAAAATGCTTAAAGGGTTAACCAGGGACTTGTCCACCTTTTCTGGCATGGATCGTCCTCACACTCACGGACTGGTGTCTCAACTTCAAGGCAAG GAAGCAGCAGAGATACTGCTGAAACAGCTTCAACTTCTTAAAGCAGAGGAGAAGGaattgaagaggaagagaaagcaAGAGAAGGCCAGGCTGAAAGCTCAACGGATGGAAACCAAGCTCGAGTCTGAATCATCCTCGTCATCCGAATCTAGTGACAGTGAATGCGGAGAAGTCATAGACATGAGCGGTATGCAGAATGAAGCAGCTGCAAGCCCTGGAACATTTACTCAAGAGTCCACGGCTTCAACCCTTCCTGCCTTGTTGCCGCAAGAGCTGAACACAGCTGAGGAAATAATTTCGCAAGACTGCAATGGATGCGATCGTGGAGAAGAAAGTTGCATCGGACCAAGCAGGAGTAGCAACTATTCAAGCATCGTTGATTGTCAAGTTAGAAATGTCTCAAGGATTGAGATTTGCATGGGTGGTAAGTGCAAGAAATCAGGGGGTGCAGCCTTGTTGGAGGAATTTGGGAGAGTGATGGGTGTTGAAGGTGCTGCTGTTGGGTGCAAGTGTATGGGGAAATGCAGGGATGGTCCAAATGTCAGGATATTGAATGAAGATGATTCTGTTAGGACTCCGCCTTACCCTCTCTGCATAGGTGTTGGTTTGGATGATGTGGGGGTTATTGTGGCGAATTTCTTTGGACAAAAAAAGACACAAGTTTTGGGATTGAACCCTTCATCGTAG
- the LOC120013472 gene encoding diacylglycerol O-acyltransferase 3 isoform X1, translated as MDVSGLVFRQFPCMGACYRIIGDRDFRVCSRLRIVDSVSGGFRDDGHIQYYKSGWPRSRCEAKKRETDSTKKKLKMLKGLTRDLSTFSGMDRPHTHGLVSQLQGKAISVTEAAEILLKQLQLLKAEEKELKRKRKQEKARLKAQRMETKLESESSSSSESSDSECGEVIDMSGMQNEAAASPGTFTQESTASTLPALLPQELNTAEEIISQDCNGCDRGEESCIGPSRSSNYSSIVDCQVRNVSRIEICMGGKCKKSGGAALLEEFGRVMGVEGAAVGCKCMGKCRDGPNVRILNEDDSVRTPPYPLCIGVGLDDVGVIVANFFGQKKTQVLGLNPSS; from the exons ATGGATGTTTCGGGCTTAGTTTTCCGTCAGTTTCCATGCATGGGTGCTTGTTATCGGATCATCGGCGATAGAGACTTTAGAGTTTGTTCGAGACTCAGAATTGTAGATTCCGTGTCCGGGGGGTTCAGAGACGATGGGCATATACAGTATTATAAAAGCGGATGGCCCAGGTCCCGGTGCGAAGCCAAGAAGCGGGAGACGGATTCAACCAAGAAGAAGTTAAAAATGCTTAAAGGGTTAACCAGGGACTTGTCCACCTTTTCTGGCATGGATCGTCCTCACACTCACGGACTGGTGTCTCAACTTCAAGGCAAGGCGATATCGGTAACC GAAGCAGCAGAGATACTGCTGAAACAGCTTCAACTTCTTAAAGCAGAGGAGAAGGaattgaagaggaagagaaagcaAGAGAAGGCCAGGCTGAAAGCTCAACGGATGGAAACCAAGCTCGAGTCTGAATCATCCTCGTCATCCGAATCTAGTGACAGTGAATGCGGAGAAGTCATAGACATGAGCGGTATGCAGAATGAAGCAGCTGCAAGCCCTGGAACATTTACTCAAGAGTCCACGGCTTCAACCCTTCCTGCCTTGTTGCCGCAAGAGCTGAACACAGCTGAGGAAATAATTTCGCAAGACTGCAATGGATGCGATCGTGGAGAAGAAAGTTGCATCGGACCAAGCAGGAGTAGCAACTATTCAAGCATCGTTGATTGTCAAGTTAGAAATGTCTCAAGGATTGAGATTTGCATGGGTGGTAAGTGCAAGAAATCAGGGGGTGCAGCCTTGTTGGAGGAATTTGGGAGAGTGATGGGTGTTGAAGGTGCTGCTGTTGGGTGCAAGTGTATGGGGAAATGCAGGGATGGTCCAAATGTCAGGATATTGAATGAAGATGATTCTGTTAGGACTCCGCCTTACCCTCTCTGCATAGGTGTTGGTTTGGATGATGTGGGGGTTATTGTGGCGAATTTCTTTGGACAAAAAAAGACACAAGTTTTGGGATTGAACCCTTCATCGTAG